Within Desulfobacter sp., the genomic segment GGGTATCGGAACCGTTTTCACGGATCTCACCCAGCTTTCCGGCCACTGTGGAAATGGCCTCTTCCCAGGAAATGGGTTCAAAGCGTTTCCCGTTCTTGCGCAGGGGGGTTTTAACCCGGGCGGGATCATAGAGGTATTGCAGTCCGGCAATACCGTGGAGGCAGGCACCGCCGCCGGTGATGGGGCAGTTTTCGTCCCCTTCGATTTTCACGGGCCGCCCCTTGATTTTTCTAACACTGATGCCGCAGCTTCCGGGACAGAGGCTGCAGACTGAATTTTCATAGGTTATTTCACCGTCTTCGGGAACCGGGGTCCAGGGCCAGTTCTGGGTCCAGATGGAAGAATCATCTGTCAGCTTCACCCCCACAGGGGAAACCGCAATACCCGCAGCTGCGCCAAGTCCCAATCCCAAGAAGCTTCGTCTATCAATTTTCATAAGTCATCCTTTATAAAATTTGAAATTCTCGATCTTGAGGCGCCTTATTTGTGGCACTGGAAGCAGTAGCCTTTGTGGCCGTCCATTTCCACGTGACACTCTGCGCAGTCATCCATCTTCATCCGATCCCAGGAATTCTTTTTGATTCCCCAGATGTTCTTGCCCCAGATATCCCGGCTGTATCCGGTGATTCTGTTTTCTTCATAGGGTCTTGATGTGGTGGATTCGCCAATGTGGCCATGGCAGGTTATGCAGTCAATTTTACCTTTTGCATTCTCGCCCATGATATGGGCGGCATGTGAAAAGTAAACACAGTCCGGCTGTCTGGCATAGACCAACCAGGGAACTTCTTTTTCCTTTGCCACGTATTCCTCGCAGAAAACGGCTTCGTCTTCAGTCTCTCCCATGGGCTCGTCCGTATGGCATTCCATACAGGACTCCAGATTGGGGATACCTGAGAACGTACCGTCTTCCCTGAGGAAATGGCAGG encodes:
- a CDS encoding cytochrome c3 family protein — encoded protein: MSEIENKAENGSMDGAGECTAGDPKDDKGLGLGVIFFMGAFLICFLSGWLLFPKLLYSKKEQPFNFDHALHTGEAGDCESCHFLREDGTFSGIPNLESCMECHTDEPMGETEDEAVFCEEYVAKEKEVPWLVYARQPDCVYFSHAAHIMGENAKGKIDCITCHGHIGESTTSRPYEENRITGYSRDIWGKNIWGIKKNSWDRMKMDDCAECHVEMDGHKGYCFQCHK